Proteins encoded by one window of Arachis hypogaea cultivar Tifrunner chromosome 1, arahy.Tifrunner.gnm2.J5K5, whole genome shotgun sequence:
- the LOC112789940 gene encoding heat shock 70 kDa protein 16: MSAVGFDIGNENCVIAVVKQRGIDVLLNDESKRETPSVVCFGEKQRFLGSAAAASAMMHLKSTVSQVKRLIGRKFVDDDVERELKMLPIATSQGPDGGILIHLEYLNRTHMFTPVQIMSMLLAHLKTMTEKDLGLPVSDCVIGIPSYFNDLQRRAYLDAAKIAGLKPLRLIHDCTATALSYGIYKTDIQSTGSINVAFIDIGHCDTQVSIAAFEFGQMKILSHASDRSLGGRDFDEVLFNHFAAQFKEKYNIDVYSNSKASIRLRAACEKLKKVLSANLEAPLNIECLMDEKDVKGFITREEFEKLASELLERVSVPCKRALVDANLTAEKISSVELVGSGSRIPAIAKILTCLFKKEPSRKLNASECVARGCALQCAMLHPNYRVREYEVRDSFPFSVGLSSDEGPISAGSNNVLFPKGHPIPSVKVLTLHRTNLFNLEAFYANQNELPPGASPKLGCFTIGPFQGSNGSKTKVKVRVQLDLHGIVSIESATLIRDQVGDSVATGDYHSNSDPMDVDIPDTVANGDDDTSADGARKDKANRRLNVPVSENIDGAMSKAEISEAYEKELQLAQQDRTVELTKEKKNTLESYVYDMRNKLFNTYRSFATDQERDDISKRLQETEEWLYEDGYDETELAYTTKLEDLKKLVDPIENRYKDEEGRDQARRDLLKCILELRGTADSLPPQDKELVLNECNKAEQWLSEKMQQQESWPKNIDPIFWSSDIQGKAEDLKITCQRKLDSRTSPMEEDVGEDKPDASNQP; encoded by the exons ATGAGTGCTGTGGGTTTTGACATTGGTAATGAGAACTGTGTCATTGCTGTGGTAAAGCAAAGGGGGATCGATGTTTTGCTGAATGACGAGTCCAAGCGCGAAACCCCTTCTGTGGTCTGCTTTGGAGAGAAGCAACGGTTTTTGGGCTCTGCTGCCGCTGCTTCTGCTATGATGCACCTAAAGTCAACGGTGTCGCAAGTGAAGAGACTGATTGGGAGGAAATTTGTCGATGATGATGTTGAAAGGGAGCTGAAAATGCTTCCCATTGCCACTTCTCAAGGCCCGGATGGCGGCATTTTGATTCACTTGGAATACTTGAACAGGACTCATATGTTCACACCAGTGCAGATAATGTCCATGCTCTTGGCTCACTTGAAGACGATGACAGAGAAAGATCTGGGTTTGCCTGTTTCGGATTGCGTTATTGGGATCCCATCATACTTTAATGACTTACAGAGAAGGGCATATCTGGATGCAGCAAAAATTGCTGGGTTGAAGCCTTTGAGATTGATCCATGATTGTACTGCAACTGCTCTTAGCTATGGAATTTATAAAACAGATATTCAAAGTACAGGTTCAATTAATGTTGCATTTATTGACATTGGTCACTGTGATACTCAGGTCTCAATTGCAGCATTTGAGTTTGGGCAAATGAAGATACTTTCGCATGCATCTGACAGGAGCTTAGGAGGGAGGGATTTTGATGAAGTTCTATTTAATCATTTTGCAGCACAATTTAAGGAGAAGTACAACATTGACGTGTATTCTAATTCTAAAGCAAGCATTAGGTTACGCGCAGCATGCGAGAAGTTGAAGAAAGTTTTGAGTGCAAATCTAGAGGCACCTCtaaatattgaatgcttgatGGATGAGAAAGATGTTAAGGGCTTTATCACGAGGGAAGAATTTGAGAAGCTGGCATCGGAATTATTGGAAAGAGTTTCTGTTCCTTGCAAAAGAGCATTAGTTGATGCAAACTTGACTGCAGAAAAAATTTCTTCTGTGGAACTTGTTGGCTCGGGTTCTAGGATTCCAGCTATTGCTAAGATATTAACATGTCTTTTCAAGAAAGAACCCAGCCGAAAGCTGAATGCAAGTGAGTGTGTAGCTCGAGGTTGTGCTTTACAGTGTGCAATGCTCCATCCCAATTACCGCGTGAGAGAATATGAG GTCCGggattcttttcctttttctgttGGACTTTCATCAGATGAAGGTCCAATTAGTGCAGGATCAAATAATGTACTATTCCCCAAAGGCCATCCCATTCCGAGTGTTAAAGTCCTCACATTGCATCGGACCAATTTGTTCAATTTGGAAGCCTTCTATGCTAATCAAAATGAACTACCACCTGGGGCATCTCCTAAACTTGGTTGCTTCACG ATTGGTCCTTTCCAAGGATCCAATGGTAGTAAGACAAAAGTTAAAGTTAGAGTTCAACTAGATTTGCATGGCATTGTCAGTATAGAATCTGCTACA TTGATCAGGGATCAGGTGGGCGATTCAGTTGCAACGGGTGATTATCATTCAAATTCTGATCCAATGGATGTTGATATTCCAGATACAGTTGCCAATGGAGATGATGATACTTCT GCTGATGGTGCAAGGAAAGATAAAGCCAACAGAAGGCTTAATGTGCCAGTAAGTGAGAATATTGATGGTGCAATGTCAAAGGCTGAAATATCGGAAGCTTATGAAAAAGAACTACAGTTGGCCCAACAGGACAGAACTGTAGAGCTAACCAAAGAAAAGAAGAACACCTTGGAGTCTTATGTCTATGATATGAGAAATAAG CTATTCAACACATATCGGAGCTTTGCAACTGATCAAGAGAGGGATGACATATCCAAGAGGCTTCAAGAGACTGAGGAGTGGCTTTATGAGGATGGTTATGATGAAACTGAACTTGCTTACACTACAAAACTAGAAGACCTAAAGaag CTGGTGGATCCAATCGAGAATAGGTATAAAGATGAAGAAGGAAGAGATCAAGCCAGAAGAGATTTGTTAAAATGCATTTTAGAGCTTCGCGGGACTGCAGATTCCCTTCCACCCCAAGACAAAGAACTG GTATTGAATGAGTGTAATAAAGCAGAGCAGTGGCTAAGTGAGAAGATGCAGCAACAAGAATCTTGGCCCAAGAACATTGACCCAATATTTTGGTCAAGTGATATTCAGGGCAAGGCAGAGGATTTAAAAAT AACATGTCAACGGAAATTGGATTCCAGGACGTCTCCAATGGAAGAAGACGTTGGCGAAGACAAGCCGGATGCTTCAAATCAGCCATGA